One window from the genome of Streptomyces sp. WZ-12 encodes:
- a CDS encoding aldo/keto reductase → MTEIPTRHLGGLAVSVQGLGCMGMSHGYGASDDDQSIATLRRALDLGVSLLDTSDFYGSGHNEELIGRAIAGRRDGVVLATKFGFANRLGEPIQIRGDAAFVRQACDASLRRLGVDHIDLYYQHRVDPDVPIEETVGAMAELVAAGKVRHLGLSEAGAETIRRAHAVHPIAALQSEWSLWTRDLEAEIAPLCRELGIGLVPFSPLGRGFLTGRYTSVEGLPESDVRRTQPRFADGNLEQNLAIVAKLEELAAEKGVTTGQLALAWVQHRGDDVVPIPGTRREKYLEENLAALEVTLSAEELAAIDATAPIGQVAGTRYDAVSMTYVSK, encoded by the coding sequence ATGACCGAGATTCCCACCCGCCACCTCGGCGGCCTCGCGGTGTCCGTGCAGGGCCTCGGCTGCATGGGGATGAGCCACGGCTACGGCGCCTCGGACGACGACCAGTCGATCGCCACCCTCCGCCGCGCGCTCGACCTCGGCGTCTCCCTGCTGGACACCTCCGACTTCTACGGCTCCGGCCACAACGAGGAGTTGATCGGCAGGGCGATCGCCGGCCGGCGCGACGGGGTGGTGCTGGCCACCAAGTTCGGCTTCGCCAACCGGCTCGGCGAGCCCATCCAGATCCGCGGTGACGCCGCCTTCGTCCGCCAGGCGTGCGACGCCTCGCTGCGACGCCTCGGCGTCGACCACATCGACCTCTACTACCAGCACCGCGTCGACCCCGACGTCCCCATCGAGGAGACCGTCGGCGCGATGGCGGAGCTGGTCGCGGCGGGCAAGGTGCGCCACCTCGGCCTCTCCGAGGCGGGCGCGGAGACCATCCGGCGGGCCCACGCGGTCCACCCGATCGCCGCGCTGCAGAGCGAGTGGTCGCTGTGGACCCGCGACCTGGAGGCGGAGATCGCGCCGCTCTGCCGCGAACTGGGCATCGGCCTGGTCCCGTTCTCCCCGCTCGGCCGCGGCTTCCTGACGGGGCGTTACACCTCCGTCGAGGGCCTGCCGGAGTCCGATGTGCGCCGCACCCAGCCCCGCTTCGCCGACGGCAACCTCGAACAGAACCTCGCGATCGTGGCCAAGTTGGAGGAGCTCGCCGCCGAGAAGGGCGTCACCACCGGCCAGTTGGCGCTGGCCTGGGTGCAGCACCGCGGCGACGACGTCGTCCCGATCCCCGGCACCCGCCGCGAGAAGTACCTGGAGGAGAACCTCGCCGCGCTGGAGGTGACCCTCTCCGCCGAGGAGCTCGCCGCCATCGACGCCACGGCCCCCATAGGCCAGGTCGCCGGCACCCGCTACGACGCGGTGAGCATGACCTACGTCAGCAAGTGA
- a CDS encoding winged helix-turn-helix domain-containing protein has translation MDEVIHAPVRFSIVATLAAAEKAEFAFVRDTVEVSDSVLSRQVATLEKAGYVAVTKGYIGKRPRTWLALTPDGRAAFAAHCRALRAIAGDDT, from the coding sequence CTGGACGAGGTCATCCACGCCCCGGTCCGCTTCTCCATCGTGGCGACCCTGGCGGCCGCCGAGAAGGCCGAGTTCGCGTTCGTCCGCGATACCGTCGAGGTCAGCGACTCGGTCCTCTCGCGGCAGGTCGCCACGCTGGAGAAGGCCGGCTATGTCGCGGTCACCAAGGGGTACATCGGCAAGCGCCCGCGCACCTGGCTGGCGCTCACGCCGGACGGCCGGGCGGCCTTCGCCGCGCACTGCCGGGCCCTGCGCGCCATAGCGGGCGACGACACCTGA
- a CDS encoding putative protein N(5)-glutamine methyltransferase — protein MSSHPSPRTTAAPPAPVIARLRAAGCVFAEDEAALLIDTARTPADLAAMVERRAAGHPLEHVLGWAEFGGLRIAVGPGVFVPRRRTEFLLDQAVALGRRAAGRADRRPVAVDLCCGSGAVGAALAAALGEVELHAADIEPAAVRCARRNVAAAGGLVYEGDLFAPLPVQLQGRIDVLTANVPYVPTEEVELLPPEAREYEPRVALDGGVDGLDVLRRVTTAAPRWLAPGGHLLVETGERQAARAVRTFRRSGLLPHVATSDELFATVVIGTRPADPEPATTP, from the coding sequence ATGTCGTCCCACCCGTCACCCCGGACCACCGCCGCACCGCCGGCCCCGGTCATCGCCCGTCTGCGCGCCGCCGGTTGCGTCTTCGCCGAGGACGAGGCCGCGCTGCTGATCGACACCGCCCGCACCCCGGCCGACCTCGCCGCCATGGTGGAACGGCGGGCGGCCGGTCACCCCCTGGAACACGTCCTCGGCTGGGCCGAGTTCGGCGGCCTGCGGATCGCGGTGGGCCCGGGGGTCTTCGTGCCGCGCCGGCGCACCGAGTTCCTGCTCGACCAGGCCGTCGCCCTCGGGCGCCGGGCCGCCGGGCGGGCCGACCGACGCCCCGTGGCGGTCGACCTGTGCTGCGGCTCCGGCGCCGTGGGAGCGGCCCTGGCCGCCGCGCTGGGCGAGGTCGAGCTGCACGCCGCCGACATCGAACCGGCCGCGGTGCGCTGCGCCCGCCGCAACGTGGCCGCCGCCGGCGGCCTGGTCTACGAGGGCGACCTGTTCGCCCCGCTCCCCGTCCAACTCCAGGGCCGGATCGACGTCTTGACGGCCAACGTGCCCTACGTGCCCACCGAGGAGGTCGAGCTGCTGCCTCCGGAGGCCCGCGAGTACGAACCCCGGGTGGCGCTCGACGGCGGTGTGGACGGGCTCGACGTGCTGCGACGGGTGACCACGGCCGCGCCCCGGTGGCTGGCGCCGGGCGGCCACCTCCTGGTGGAGACCGGCGAACGCCAGGCGGCCCGGGCGGTGCGGACCTTCCGGCGCAGTGGGCTGCTGCCCCACGTGGCCACCTCCGACGAACTCTTCGCCACCGTCGTCATCGGCACCCGCCCGGCCGACCCCGAGCCCGCCACGACTCCGTAG
- a CDS encoding maleylpyruvate isomerase N-terminal domain-containing protein, protein MASMSYDRHCAEIVAQTALLSTRLSDADLSAPVPSCPGWTLAQLVRHLGGAHRWVDTIIRTRATGPVPDDLVNDVTGYADVDAAALGAWLTEGAEQLADVLRAAGPDTAVWTVAPGGTPAFWARRMTHETVVHRADATFATARSPAGPAPADRPFAVVEDVAIDALDEWMSFGSLPVVLEPKPRICAFMGAGHSLRFRATDAAPEAAADWLISLEADALTWHRPATGTLATPTTTTVRGALSDLLLLVYGRLPTRGPTPGPVGAHTGPVEITGDLDLLDAWLDAVSFWLKE, encoded by the coding sequence ATGGCTTCGATGAGCTATGACCGCCACTGTGCCGAAATCGTCGCTCAGACCGCCCTGTTGAGCACCCGCCTGTCCGATGCCGACCTCTCGGCGCCGGTGCCCTCCTGCCCCGGCTGGACGCTCGCCCAGTTGGTGCGCCACCTCGGCGGTGCGCACCGCTGGGTCGACACCATCATCCGGACCAGGGCCACCGGCCCGGTCCCCGACGACCTGGTCAACGACGTCACCGGCTACGCCGACGTGGACGCGGCCGCGCTCGGCGCCTGGCTCACCGAGGGCGCCGAGCAGTTGGCCGACGTCCTGCGCGCCGCCGGGCCCGACACCGCGGTCTGGACGGTGGCCCCGGGCGGCACGCCGGCCTTCTGGGCCCGCCGGATGACGCACGAGACGGTGGTGCACCGTGCGGACGCCACCTTCGCCACCGCGCGGTCCCCGGCCGGCCCGGCCCCGGCCGACCGCCCGTTCGCCGTCGTCGAGGACGTCGCCATCGACGCCCTCGACGAGTGGATGTCCTTCGGCTCACTGCCGGTCGTGCTCGAACCCAAGCCGCGGATATGCGCGTTCATGGGCGCCGGCCACAGCCTCCGCTTCCGGGCCACCGACGCCGCCCCCGAGGCCGCGGCGGACTGGCTGATCAGCCTGGAGGCCGACGCCCTCACCTGGCACCGCCCGGCCACCGGCACCCTCGCCACGCCGACCACCACCACCGTCCGCGGGGCCCTGAGCGACCTCCTGCTGCTCGTCTACGGCCGCCTCCCCACCCGCGGCCCGACCCCCGGGCCGGTCGGCGCGCACACCGGCCCGGTCGAGATCACCGGCGACCTCGACCTCCTCGACGCCTGGCTGGACGCCGTCAGCTTCTGGCTCAAGGAGTAG